In the genome of Pseudomonas bubulae, one region contains:
- a CDS encoding 1-acyl-sn-glycerol-3-phosphate acyltransferase, with product MSILQAIRTFFFYLLLGTSSLLWCSLSFFVAPFLPFRARYRFINVYWCRCALWLTRVFLKIDVRVTGAENIPQRPCVILANHQSTWETFFLSAYFQPLSQVLKRELLYVPFFGWAMAMLRPIAIDRDNPKAALKHIAKKGDELLKDNIWVLIFPEGTRVPFGQVGKFSRGGTALAVNAELPVLPIAHNAGKFWPKTGWAKKAGTIELVIGEPMYANGSGPRAIAELNDRVQAWNEQAQRDMGSLPPIAKPSETIVN from the coding sequence ATGTCGATACTGCAGGCCATCAGAACCTTCTTCTTTTACCTGCTGCTGGGCACCAGCTCTCTGCTGTGGTGCTCGCTGAGCTTTTTTGTCGCTCCGTTTTTGCCATTCCGTGCGCGCTATCGGTTTATCAATGTTTACTGGTGCCGCTGCGCGCTGTGGCTGACACGGGTGTTCTTGAAAATTGACGTTCGGGTTACGGGCGCAGAAAACATCCCGCAACGACCGTGCGTGATTCTGGCCAACCACCAAAGTACCTGGGAGACGTTTTTTCTCTCGGCCTACTTTCAGCCGTTGAGCCAGGTACTCAAACGCGAATTGCTGTATGTGCCGTTTTTTGGCTGGGCGATGGCGATGCTGCGCCCGATTGCCATCGACCGTGACAACCCCAAGGCTGCGCTCAAGCACATTGCAAAAAAGGGTGATGAGCTGCTCAAGGACAACATTTGGGTGCTGATCTTCCCGGAAGGCACCCGCGTGCCGTTTGGCCAGGTGGGAAAATTTTCCCGGGGAGGCACGGCCCTGGCGGTCAACGCCGAACTACCGGTACTACCGATTGCCCACAACGCGGGCAAGTTCTGGCCCAAGACGGGCTGGGCGAAAAAGGCTGGCACCATCGAGCTGGTCATCGGTGAACCGATGTACGCCAACGGCAGCGGTCCACGGGCCATTGCCGAGCTGAACGACCGGGTACAGGCCTGGAACGAGCAGGCTCAGCGCGACATGGGTTCGTTGCCTCCTATAGCTAAACCTTCTGAAACGATTGTGAACTAA